One stretch of Zingiber officinale cultivar Zhangliang chromosome 6B, Zo_v1.1, whole genome shotgun sequence DNA includes these proteins:
- the LOC121992783 gene encoding K(+) efflux antiporter 5-like isoform X1 has product MAAEADLARGALWVLLLLLLVVALAPSPALARPDKETREKFYGDLVRSKVRNNTGDGSIADMFDRVLEKEFSENDTPEGHDQSNFNNSVADHQAVLETVAIITHDKSKKNDSHEQNSTTKFQIGDVFNLENEGSDDMTTLIDSKDNVFVMSNRKTKYPVLQVDLRLISDLVVVIVSATIGGIMFSFLGQPVIVGYLLAGSLIGPGGLRFISEIVQVETFAQFGVVFLLFALGLEFSSAKLKAVGPVAILGGLLQIIIFMFLCGLTAMLCGGKSSEGIFVGSFLSMSSTAVVSKFLVEKNITSSLHGQVTIGTLILQDCAVGLLFALLPVLGGNSGLFHGIMSMTKSLTVLAVFIIVASLLSWSFVPRFLKLMIQLSSQTNELYQLASVAFCLLLAWVSDYLGLSLELGSFVAGVMISTTDYAHHTLEQVEPIRNLFAALFLACIGMLIHVQFLWHHVDILLASVILVVIVKTVVATVVVKAFGYGIRTAFLVSLSLAQIGEFAFVLLSRASNLHLIEGKMYLLLLGTTALSLVRFLYFCLFNYYLLFSVLIVPKLNLFLPEQVTTPLMFKLIPVIIHLGNLMRWFSSEASIQNEDKTIIHEAYDRSL; this is encoded by the exons ATGGCCGCCGAGGCCGATTTGGCCAGAGGAGCGCTCTGGGTGCTGCTGTTGCTCCTCCTTGTCGTCGCCCTCGCGCCCTCGCCTGCGCTGGCGCGGCCCGACAAGGAGACGAGGGAGAAGTTCTACGGTGACCTTGTGAGGAGCAAGGTTCGGAATAACACAGGCGATGGGAGCATCGCGGATATGTTCGATCGCGTCCTCGAGAAGGAGTTCTCTGAAAACGACACACCTGAAG GTCATGATCAAAGTAACTTCAACAACTCTGTGGCAGATCATCAA GCTGTTTTGGAGACTGTTGCTATAATTACTCATGACAAGTCAAAGAAGAATGATAGTCATGAACAAAA TTCAACAACTAAATTCCAAATTGGGGATGTTTTTAATCTGGAAAATGAAGGTTCTGATGACATGACAACTCTGATAGATAGCAAG GATAATGTGTTTGTAATGTCTAATCGTAAAACAAAATATCCAGTACTTCAAGTAGATTTAAG ATTAATTTCAGATCTAGTGGTTGTGATAGTTTCAGCCACCATTGGTGGCATTATGTTTTCCTTCCTAGGACAACCA GTCATTGTTGGCTATCTTCTTGCTGGATCTCTCATTGGGCCAGGTGGTCTGAGATTTATTAGTGAAATTGTTCAG GTTGAGACTTTTGCTCAGTTTGGCGTTGTCTTTCTCCTTTTTGCACTGGGTCTTGAGTTTTCCTCTGCAAAG CTTAAGGCAGTTGGTCCTGTTGCTATTCTAGGAGGTCTACttcaaataattattttcatGTTCTTATGTGGCCTAACTGCGATG CTCTGTGGTGGAAAATCATCCGAGGGCATATTTGTTGGTTCATTCTTATCAATGTCATCCACAGCTGTG GTATCAAAGTTTTTGGTGGAAAAAAATATCACAAGTTCCCTTCATGGACAAGTAACAATTGGGACCCTCATTCTTCAG GATTGTGCAGTTGGCCTTTTATTTGCTCTACTACCTGTTTTGGGTGGAAATAGTGGCCTTTTCCATGGAATTATGTCAATGACAAAGTC GTTAACGGTGTTGGCAGTGTTCATTATTGTTGCTTCTCTATTATCGTGGTCATTTGTTCCTCGCTTCCTGAAGCTTATGATTCAGTTGTCATCTCAA ACTAATGAGCTCTACCAGTTGGCCTCTGTAGCTTTCTGCTTATTGTTGGCTTGG GTTAGTGATTATTTAGGTCTAAGTCTTGAGTTAGGGTCATTTGTTGCTGGTGTTATGATATCTACGACGGATTATGCTCATCATACCCTAGAACAG GTGGAACCAATCCGGAATCTATTTGCTGCACTTTTCCTTGCTTGCATTGGCATGCTCATACATGTTCAGTTCCTCTGGCACCATGTTGATATATTGTTAGCATCAGTTATTCTGGTTGTGATAGTTAAGACAGTTGTGGCAACTGTTGTAGTGAAAGCCTTTGGATACGGCATCAGGACAGCATTTCTT GTGAGTTTGTCATTAGCTCAAATTGGGGAATTCGCATTTGTTCTGTTAAGTCGAGCTtcaaatcttcatctaattgag GGGAAAATGTACCTATTACTTTTAGGAACAACAGCACTTAGCTTGGTGAGGTTTTTGTATTTCTGTTTATTCAACTATTACCTTCTTTTTTCTGTTTTAATTGTTCCAAAGTTGAACTTATTCCTCCCGGAGCAGGTAACAACTCCCCTAATGTTCAAGCTAATTCCTGTTATAATCCACCTTGGCAATCTCATGCGATGGTTTTCATCGGAGGCTAGTATCCAGAATGAG GATAAAACTATCATACATGAAGCTTATGACAGGTCGTTGTAG
- the LOC121992783 gene encoding K(+) efflux antiporter 5-like isoform X2: MAAEADLARGALWVLLLLLLVVALAPSPALARPDKETREKFYGDLVRSKVRNNTGDGSIADMFDRVLEKEFSENDTPEGHDQSNFNNSVADHQAVLETVAIITHDKSKKNDSHEQNSTTKFQIGDVFNLENEGSDDMTTLIDSKDNVFVMSNRKTKYPVLQVDLRLISDLVVVIVSATIGGIMFSFLGQPVIVGYLLAGSLIGPGGLRFISEIVQVETFAQFGVVFLLFALGLEFSSAKLKAVGPVAILGGLLQIIIFMFLCGLTAMLCGGKSSEGIFVGSFLSMSSTAVVSKFLVEKNITSSLHGQVTIGTLILQDCAVGLLFALLPVLGGNSGLFHGIMSMTKSLTVLAVFIIVASLLSWSFVPRFLKLMIQLSSQTNELYQLASVAFCLLLAWVSDYLGLSLELGSFVAGVMISTTDYAHHTLEQVEPIRNLFAALFLACIGMLIHVQFLWHHVDILLASVILVVIVKTVVATVVVKAFGYGIRTAFLVSLSLAQIGEFAFVLLSRASNLHLIEGKMYLLLLGTTALSLVTTPLMFKLIPVIIHLGNLMRWFSSEASIQNEDKTIIHEAYDRSL, from the exons ATGGCCGCCGAGGCCGATTTGGCCAGAGGAGCGCTCTGGGTGCTGCTGTTGCTCCTCCTTGTCGTCGCCCTCGCGCCCTCGCCTGCGCTGGCGCGGCCCGACAAGGAGACGAGGGAGAAGTTCTACGGTGACCTTGTGAGGAGCAAGGTTCGGAATAACACAGGCGATGGGAGCATCGCGGATATGTTCGATCGCGTCCTCGAGAAGGAGTTCTCTGAAAACGACACACCTGAAG GTCATGATCAAAGTAACTTCAACAACTCTGTGGCAGATCATCAA GCTGTTTTGGAGACTGTTGCTATAATTACTCATGACAAGTCAAAGAAGAATGATAGTCATGAACAAAA TTCAACAACTAAATTCCAAATTGGGGATGTTTTTAATCTGGAAAATGAAGGTTCTGATGACATGACAACTCTGATAGATAGCAAG GATAATGTGTTTGTAATGTCTAATCGTAAAACAAAATATCCAGTACTTCAAGTAGATTTAAG ATTAATTTCAGATCTAGTGGTTGTGATAGTTTCAGCCACCATTGGTGGCATTATGTTTTCCTTCCTAGGACAACCA GTCATTGTTGGCTATCTTCTTGCTGGATCTCTCATTGGGCCAGGTGGTCTGAGATTTATTAGTGAAATTGTTCAG GTTGAGACTTTTGCTCAGTTTGGCGTTGTCTTTCTCCTTTTTGCACTGGGTCTTGAGTTTTCCTCTGCAAAG CTTAAGGCAGTTGGTCCTGTTGCTATTCTAGGAGGTCTACttcaaataattattttcatGTTCTTATGTGGCCTAACTGCGATG CTCTGTGGTGGAAAATCATCCGAGGGCATATTTGTTGGTTCATTCTTATCAATGTCATCCACAGCTGTG GTATCAAAGTTTTTGGTGGAAAAAAATATCACAAGTTCCCTTCATGGACAAGTAACAATTGGGACCCTCATTCTTCAG GATTGTGCAGTTGGCCTTTTATTTGCTCTACTACCTGTTTTGGGTGGAAATAGTGGCCTTTTCCATGGAATTATGTCAATGACAAAGTC GTTAACGGTGTTGGCAGTGTTCATTATTGTTGCTTCTCTATTATCGTGGTCATTTGTTCCTCGCTTCCTGAAGCTTATGATTCAGTTGTCATCTCAA ACTAATGAGCTCTACCAGTTGGCCTCTGTAGCTTTCTGCTTATTGTTGGCTTGG GTTAGTGATTATTTAGGTCTAAGTCTTGAGTTAGGGTCATTTGTTGCTGGTGTTATGATATCTACGACGGATTATGCTCATCATACCCTAGAACAG GTGGAACCAATCCGGAATCTATTTGCTGCACTTTTCCTTGCTTGCATTGGCATGCTCATACATGTTCAGTTCCTCTGGCACCATGTTGATATATTGTTAGCATCAGTTATTCTGGTTGTGATAGTTAAGACAGTTGTGGCAACTGTTGTAGTGAAAGCCTTTGGATACGGCATCAGGACAGCATTTCTT GTGAGTTTGTCATTAGCTCAAATTGGGGAATTCGCATTTGTTCTGTTAAGTCGAGCTtcaaatcttcatctaattgag GGGAAAATGTACCTATTACTTTTAGGAACAACAGCACTTAGCTTG GTAACAACTCCCCTAATGTTCAAGCTAATTCCTGTTATAATCCACCTTGGCAATCTCATGCGATGGTTTTCATCGGAGGCTAGTATCCAGAATGAG GATAAAACTATCATACATGAAGCTTATGACAGGTCGTTGTAG
- the LOC121990329 gene encoding late embryogenesis abundant protein 18-like, translated as MQSAKEKVQDAASAAKEKVKGFAGKAEGKAESATARTPEGRAAAEERGEAREKAAKAEYHEKKAEHRDQSAADRGTTHVPLVGEHHHRPVGADPTYPSAAGEKYL; from the coding sequence ATGCAATCCGCGAAGGAGAAGGTGCAGGATGCGGCCAGCGCGGCCAAGGAGAAGGTGAAGGGGTTCGCCGGCAAGGCCGAGGGCAAGGCGGAGTCCGCCACGGCCCGCACGCCCGAGGGCCGAGCGGCGGCAGAAGAGCGCGGCGAGGCGCGGGAGAAGGCGGCCAAGGCGGAGTACCACGAGAAGAAGGCTGAGCACCGGGACCAGTCAGCCGCCGACCGCGGCACCACTCATGTGCCCCTCGTCGGCGAGCACCACCATCGCCCCGTCGGTGCCGATCCCACTTACCCCTCCGCCGCCGGCGAGAAGTATCTGTAA
- the LOC121991149 gene encoding E3 ubiquitin-protein ligase PUB23-like, with product MEEEEAAAAAKTGVPVHFLCPISMELMCDPVTVATGVSYERKNIEKWLFAYNKSTCPATMQRLTSFNLTPNHTLGRLISSFTSSPPPPPSDGRKVDEVDALLCSIRTGPFKATRLRKLRSVLSGDASILDDENVSSKVLECVVAEIVNTAGFAGFGACEEALGVLALLPLSDRATFDVLVKPEHLRPILSVLQNGSADARVDAMSILVKISKLNRDQWIPVDQEVDLFTALLELLSDEISVSTKLSSCALDLLLELAACSRRSRSRAVEAGAVRVLVELLPEASRSSCERALLLLKRLCELPEGRAAFAEHGLGVAAVAKKLLRVSETATRLGVTVLWLVSRFSAVEKTAEEMMAVGAVRKLVAVLHVDGRPSNKEKVIAMIKLHGNFWRQFPCCPNELTNSMRLNH from the coding sequence atggaagaagaagaagcggcgGCGGCAGCGAAAACAGGGGTTCCTGTCCATTTCCTCTGCCCCATCTCAATGGAGCTCATGTGCGACCCCGTCACAGTGGCGACCGGCGTCAGCTACGAGCGGAAGAACATCGAGAAGTGGCTCTTCGCCTACAACAAGTCCACCTGCCCCGCCACCATGCAACGCCTCACGTCCTTCAATCTCACCCCCAACCACACCCTCGGCCGCCTCATCTCCTCCTTCACTtcctcccctcctcctcctccatctgATGGCCGGAAAGTCGACGAAGTCGACGCCCTGCTCTGCAGCATCCGCACCGGCCCCTTCAAGGCCACCCGGCTCAGAAAGCTCCGCTCTGTTCTTTCCGGCGATGCAAGTATTCTCGACGATGAGAATGTGTCGTCGAAGGTGCTCGAGTGCGTCGTCGCGGAGATCGTGAACACTGCCGGCTTCGCCGGCTTCGGCGCCTGCGAGGAGGCTCTCGGCGTTCTCGCTCTTCTTCCCCTGTCGGACCGAGCTACCTTCGACGTTCTAGTGAAGCCAGAGCACTTGAGGCCCATCTTGTCCGTCCTTCAAAACGGCAGCGCCGACGCCCGCGTCGACGCTATGTCCATCTTGGtcaaaatttctaaattgaacaGGGACCAGTGGATCCCCGTCGACCAGGAAGTCGATCTGTTCACGGCGCTGCTGGAGCTACTCTCCGACGAGATCTCCGTTTCGACCAAACTGAGCTCCTGCGCTCTGGATTTGCTGCTGGAACTTGCGGCGTGCTCGCGGCGGAGCCGCTCGCGCGCCGTCGAGGCCGGCGCGGTGCGCGTGCTGGTGGAGCTGCTGCCGGAGGCCAGCCGGAGCAGCTGCGAGCGGGCGCTGCTGCTGCTGAAGCGTCTGTGCGAGCTGCCGGAGGGTCGGGCGGCGTTCGCGGAGCACGGGCTGGGCGTGGCGGCTGTGGCGAAGAAGTTGCTGCGCGTGTCGGAGACGGCAACCAGACTGGGGGTGACGGTGCTGTGGCTGGTGAGCAGATTCTCGGCGGTGGAGAAGACGGCGGAGGAGATGATGGCGGTCGGGGCGGTGAGAAAACTGGTGGCAGTGTTGCACGTCGATGGCCGGCCGTCCAACAAAGAAAAGGTGATCGCCATGATCAAGTTGCATGGCAATTTCTGGAGGCAGTTCCCCTGTTGCCCTAATGAGCTGACAAACTCGATGCGATTGAATCATTGA
- the LOC121992783 gene encoding K(+) efflux antiporter 5-like isoform X3, which produces MTTLIDSKDNVFVMSNRKTKYPVLQVDLRLISDLVVVIVSATIGGIMFSFLGQPVIVGYLLAGSLIGPGGLRFISEIVQVETFAQFGVVFLLFALGLEFSSAKLKAVGPVAILGGLLQIIIFMFLCGLTAMLCGGKSSEGIFVGSFLSMSSTAVVSKFLVEKNITSSLHGQVTIGTLILQDCAVGLLFALLPVLGGNSGLFHGIMSMTKSLTVLAVFIIVASLLSWSFVPRFLKLMIQLSSQTNELYQLASVAFCLLLAWVSDYLGLSLELGSFVAGVMISTTDYAHHTLEQVEPIRNLFAALFLACIGMLIHVQFLWHHVDILLASVILVVIVKTVVATVVVKAFGYGIRTAFLVSLSLAQIGEFAFVLLSRASNLHLIEGKMYLLLLGTTALSLVRFLYFCLFNYYLLFSVLIVPKLNLFLPEQVTTPLMFKLIPVIIHLGNLMRWFSSEASIQNEDKTIIHEAYDRSL; this is translated from the exons ATGACAACTCTGATAGATAGCAAG GATAATGTGTTTGTAATGTCTAATCGTAAAACAAAATATCCAGTACTTCAAGTAGATTTAAG ATTAATTTCAGATCTAGTGGTTGTGATAGTTTCAGCCACCATTGGTGGCATTATGTTTTCCTTCCTAGGACAACCA GTCATTGTTGGCTATCTTCTTGCTGGATCTCTCATTGGGCCAGGTGGTCTGAGATTTATTAGTGAAATTGTTCAG GTTGAGACTTTTGCTCAGTTTGGCGTTGTCTTTCTCCTTTTTGCACTGGGTCTTGAGTTTTCCTCTGCAAAG CTTAAGGCAGTTGGTCCTGTTGCTATTCTAGGAGGTCTACttcaaataattattttcatGTTCTTATGTGGCCTAACTGCGATG CTCTGTGGTGGAAAATCATCCGAGGGCATATTTGTTGGTTCATTCTTATCAATGTCATCCACAGCTGTG GTATCAAAGTTTTTGGTGGAAAAAAATATCACAAGTTCCCTTCATGGACAAGTAACAATTGGGACCCTCATTCTTCAG GATTGTGCAGTTGGCCTTTTATTTGCTCTACTACCTGTTTTGGGTGGAAATAGTGGCCTTTTCCATGGAATTATGTCAATGACAAAGTC GTTAACGGTGTTGGCAGTGTTCATTATTGTTGCTTCTCTATTATCGTGGTCATTTGTTCCTCGCTTCCTGAAGCTTATGATTCAGTTGTCATCTCAA ACTAATGAGCTCTACCAGTTGGCCTCTGTAGCTTTCTGCTTATTGTTGGCTTGG GTTAGTGATTATTTAGGTCTAAGTCTTGAGTTAGGGTCATTTGTTGCTGGTGTTATGATATCTACGACGGATTATGCTCATCATACCCTAGAACAG GTGGAACCAATCCGGAATCTATTTGCTGCACTTTTCCTTGCTTGCATTGGCATGCTCATACATGTTCAGTTCCTCTGGCACCATGTTGATATATTGTTAGCATCAGTTATTCTGGTTGTGATAGTTAAGACAGTTGTGGCAACTGTTGTAGTGAAAGCCTTTGGATACGGCATCAGGACAGCATTTCTT GTGAGTTTGTCATTAGCTCAAATTGGGGAATTCGCATTTGTTCTGTTAAGTCGAGCTtcaaatcttcatctaattgag GGGAAAATGTACCTATTACTTTTAGGAACAACAGCACTTAGCTTGGTGAGGTTTTTGTATTTCTGTTTATTCAACTATTACCTTCTTTTTTCTGTTTTAATTGTTCCAAAGTTGAACTTATTCCTCCCGGAGCAGGTAACAACTCCCCTAATGTTCAAGCTAATTCCTGTTATAATCCACCTTGGCAATCTCATGCGATGGTTTTCATCGGAGGCTAGTATCCAGAATGAG GATAAAACTATCATACATGAAGCTTATGACAGGTCGTTGTAG